In Nocardia sp. NBC_01327, the genomic stretch GCGCTCGATCTGGCTGAGATACGGATTGCTCACCCCCGCCAGTTGAGCCAACTGACGCAGGGAGACCTGTGCGATCTCGCGCTGCGCCCGGATGAAGCCCCCGATATCGTGCGCCGCGTTGGCTACGCGGCCCGGTCGTTCGTCGGTGGCAGACAATTCCGTCGCCTGCGTGCCGTCGAGCTTTTCGGGAACCTCGGGATCGTGTGTCATCACTGACCTTCCGGCGGTTGTGCGGTCAATTCTAAAGGGGGGTGCTAACTCTTGCAAGCGCTCTGCTAGCGCAACCCGTCAGCCATGGAACAGCAAATTTGAAACGGCATAGATCACAAGCCCGGCCAGCGAGCCGACGACCGTGCCGTTGATGCGGATGAACTGCAGATCGCGACCGGCGGCCAATTCGATCTTGCGACTGGCCTCGTCCGCATCCCACCGGGCAACGGTATCGCTGACCAGGGTGGCGATCTCACTGCCGTAGTTGGCGACCAGATAGCGGACGCCGCGCTCCAGCCAGCCGTCCACTTTGTCGCGCATGCCCTGGTCCGTCGAGAGCCGCTCACCCAATTGCTGCACATTCTCCGCAACCTTGCGGCGCAGCGTCGAATTCGGATCGTCCGCCGATTCCAGAATGAGCCGCTTGGCCGCGCGCCAGGTCGCGTGCGCCAGACCGGTGATCTCCTCGCGGCCCATCAACTCGGACTTCACCCGCTCCGCCTTCTTGATCATGGCGTCGTCGAATTGCAGATCGTGCGCGAAATCCTCGAGAAAACGATTGGCCGCCATCCGCACCTCATGATCGGGCTGCGTGCGAACCTTCCAGGTGAATTCCACCAGCTCCCGGTAAATACGTTCGGCCAGTAGCGAATTCACGAATTTCGGGGCCCAGGACGGGGAGTCCCGATTCACGATGCGATCGATGGTCTCCTGCGAATCGAGGGCCCACTGATGGGCGCGCTCGGCCAGCAGATCCAGCAGCGGAGCCTGCCGGTTGTCGGCCAGCAGCTCCTTGAGAACCTTGCCCAGGGGCGGACCCCAGAGCGGTTCGGCAATGCGTTTGACGATGGTCTGGTCGATGATCTGCTCGACGTCCTCGTCCCGCAGGGCGCCGATCACCGCCCGCAGGATGGTGGAACTCTCCTCCGCCACCCGC encodes the following:
- a CDS encoding DUF445 domain-containing protein; amino-acid sequence: MEQPAGSAGVLESSGRSAKPAASPGGAFADLLGDEGKAKDLWRMKAIATAFLAAATLIYLICAWAQSRGHGGGWVGYVRAASEAGMVGALADWFAVTALFRHPLGLPIPHTAIIRKKKDQLGAGLGDFVRTNFLSPDVVVAKLNSTQISLRVGRWMADREHAERVAEESSTILRAVIGALRDEDVEQIIDQTIVKRIAEPLWGPPLGKVLKELLADNRQAPLLDLLAERAHQWALDSQETIDRIVNRDSPSWAPKFVNSLLAERIYRELVEFTWKVRTQPDHEVRMAANRFLEDFAHDLQFDDAMIKKAERVKSELMGREEITGLAHATWRAAKRLILESADDPNSTLRRKVAENVQQLGERLSTDQGMRDKVDGWLERGVRYLVANYGSEIATLVSDTVARWDADEASRKIELAAGRDLQFIRINGTVVGSLAGLVIYAVSNLLFHG